In a genomic window of Pseudomonadota bacterium:
- a CDS encoding type II toxin-antitoxin system HicA family toxin gives MPKNIPSLTPRELLRILVGGGCSFLRHGKGDHDIYLRIVEGRKRIAPIDMGAGELSPPYVIRIFRQFGFTDQEIDELLANR, from the coding sequence ATGCCTAAAAATATTCCATCCCTCACGCCCAGGGAACTACTGCGCATACTGGTAGGCGGTGGGTGTTCTTTTCTCAGGCATGGAAAGGGTGATCACGACATATACCTGCGTATCGTTGAGGGTCGGAAAAGAATAGCTCCCATCGATATGGGTGCAGGTGAATTGTCTCCACCTTACGTTATTCGGATCTTTCGTCAGTTTGGTTTCACGGATCAAGAAATTGATGAACTTTTAGCAAATCGGTGA
- a CDS encoding type II toxin-antitoxin system HicB family antitoxin, translating into MSFLMTVLRRSGDYWVALCLENGVVSQGSTKEEALIKMREAIASLKLAFSDDPSLFTAPIAINELHEFLSVEGQEPTLETYELRAVHA; encoded by the coding sequence ATGTCATTCCTCATGACTGTTTTAAGAAGAAGTGGTGACTACTGGGTGGCGTTGTGCTTGGAAAATGGTGTTGTCAGCCAGGGGTCTACAAAAGAAGAAGCGCTTATAAAAATGAGAGAGGCTATAGCATCTCTGAAATTGGCTTTCTCTGACGATCCATCACTTTTTACAGCACCCATTGCTATCAATGAATTGCACGAATTTCTATCCGTAGAAGGGCAAGAACCTACATTAGAAACATACGAACTCAGGGCGGTTCATGCCTAA
- a CDS encoding four helix bundle protein, whose amino-acid sequence MKRPHFRFEDLEIWKLGKELSVRFHKVADNLEQRKLYRYAEQIRAAGLSVPNNIAEGSGSLHSKEFQQFLNIARRSIFENVSMLLVFEAMELLASEHVDELLWQCDELSRKITNYIRSRQP is encoded by the coding sequence ATGAAAAGACCACATTTTCGTTTTGAAGATCTCGAGATTTGGAAACTGGGCAAAGAACTTTCAGTGCGTTTTCATAAAGTGGCTGATAACCTTGAGCAACGAAAACTCTACCGCTATGCTGAGCAGATTCGTGCTGCAGGCCTTTCCGTTCCCAATAACATTGCTGAAGGCAGTGGAAGCTTGCATTCAAAAGAGTTTCAGCAATTTCTCAACATCGCCAGACGATCCATTTTCGAAAATGTATCCATGCTGCTTGTCTTCGAAGCCATGGAACTGCTGGCCAGCGAACATGTAGATGAGCTTTTATGGCAGTGTGACGAATTAAGCCGCAAAATCACCAACTATATCCGGAGCAGACAACCATGA
- a CDS encoding DUF3368 domain-containing protein, protein MSDNFILNASPIILLGKADLLKTISPLGKSWIIPKGVVGEVEKKRSIEPYLSGLSYNSKVIRKSSSTTHPLIAAWDLGQGESEVLTLAFGKDGVCVVLDDLQARKCAALFDIPLIGSIGLIILAKRKGLIDLAKPKIERLKAAGLHIDNTMLGRIYMRIGE, encoded by the coding sequence ATGAGTGATAATTTTATCCTCAATGCTTCACCAATTATACTACTTGGGAAAGCGGATCTTTTAAAAACAATAAGCCCCTTAGGCAAATCATGGATAATCCCCAAAGGCGTTGTCGGGGAAGTTGAGAAGAAAAGATCAATAGAACCCTATTTATCAGGACTCTCATACAATTCTAAGGTGATCCGGAAGAGTTCTTCAACAACACACCCCTTGATCGCTGCATGGGATTTAGGTCAGGGTGAAAGCGAGGTTTTAACTCTGGCGTTTGGAAAAGACGGAGTATGTGTCGTCTTGGATGATTTGCAGGCACGCAAGTGTGCTGCCCTTTTTGATATTCCCTTGATTGGTTCCATAGGACTTATTATCTTGGCGAAGCGAAAAGGTCTGATTGATTTGGCTAAGCCCAAAATTGAAAGATTAAAAGCTGCGGGACTGCACATTGACAACACGATGCTTGGCCGGATTTATATGAGAATTGGTGAATGA
- a CDS encoding UPF0175 family protein, producing MKTKTISLKLPLSVFSALRKTPVEFSDEIRLTAAVKWYEMGVVSQEKASEIAGMNREDFLLALSKFNVSPFQYSAEEVLQEAGYE from the coding sequence ATGAAAACCAAGACTATAAGCCTTAAGCTGCCTTTAAGCGTATTTTCAGCGCTCAGAAAAACACCGGTTGAGTTTTCAGATGAGATACGTCTGACTGCGGCAGTAAAATGGTACGAAATGGGTGTCGTTTCCCAGGAGAAAGCTTCTGAGATAGCGGGCATGAACCGTGAGGACTTTTTATTGGCATTGTCAAAATTCAACGTATCCCCTTTTCAATATTCAGCAGAGGAGGTCCTGCAAGAGGCCGGCTATGAGTGA
- a CDS encoding type II toxin-antitoxin system RelE/ParE family toxin, whose product MYRLAIKEGLDKKLKKLKRKDPEPHHFKPLRKPLQNKRRVHIGGSFVLVYEINEEQKIVTLLDFDHHDNVYKT is encoded by the coding sequence GTGTACCGGCTTGCAATTAAAGAGGGCCTCGACAAGAAGCTTAAAAAGCTTAAAAGAAAGGATCCGGAACCTCATCATTTTAAGCCGTTAAGGAAACCTCTGCAAAACAAACGTAGAGTGCATATAGGCGGGTCTTTCGTTCTGGTATATGAAATTAACGAGGAGCAGAAGATAGTTACACTGCTTGATTTTGACCATCACGATAATGTTTATAAGACTTAA
- a CDS encoding DUF2283 domain-containing protein, translating into MRIEYDREVDALYVRLQEKYVDRTVEIEEGLNIDLDENGKLIGLEVLDATERYSLTDIFNISTENLILENKKIRKVS; encoded by the coding sequence ATGAGAATAGAATATGACAGGGAAGTAGACGCCCTGTATGTCCGTTTACAGGAAAAATATGTAGATCGAACAGTAGAGATAGAAGAGGGATTAAATATCGATTTAGATGAGAATGGAAAGCTGATAGGATTAGAGGTCCTGGATGCAACCGAACGGTACTCTCTAACCGATATATTTAATATTTCTACAGAAAATCTCATTCTGGAAAACAAAAAAATACGAAAAGTAAGTTGA
- a CDS encoding DUF4258 domain-containing protein has translation MKNLKLSRHARRQIKWRKITEKEIKDTINNPDRLEDSIKERKNAFRAIGTRPTSNNI, from the coding sequence TTGAAGAATCTAAAATTAAGCAGGCATGCAAGAAGACAGATAAAATGGAGAAAAATTACTGAGAAGGAAATTAAAGACACTATAAATAATCCTGATAGATTAGAAGATTCTATAAAGGAAAGAAAAAATGCGTTTAGAGCCATCGGAACTCGCCCTACTTCAAATAACATATAA